AAGAAGGAGCAAGTAAGTCTAATTCTGTAATATCTGCCGATGAAATACTTAATGTAACCGATGTGAAAGTTACTAGTTTAGAAACCATAAAAGCTTTACAAAAGGCACATCAAATTCGTTACTTAGACCCAATTGGTTATGGTTTTTATCTACAAGAAGATAATTCAAACCAACAGAAATCTGCGGGATGTAGTAAAAGTGGACAATCTATAAATAGCGGGGATTATAGAGTAATTTCACCTAATGCACGATTACCTTGGAATTTTGACATTCATAAAGTACCACAGGCTTGGAATTATAGTACTGGGGCAGGTATAACTGTTGGTTTGATTGATACCGGAATTTCTGCAAGTCAGAATTTACTTGGTAGTGGATTTAATGATGGGGCTTCTAATGGAAGGTTTGTACAACGATTTGGTACTTTTATCGACTCTCCGTGGTGGTGGTCTAATAACTTAGATGGCCCAAATGATAAGTGTGGGCATGGTACTTCTATGGCATCAGCAATTGCATCACCTCGTAATGACGATTTTATGCCAGTTGGAGTAGCGTATAACTGTAATTTGGTTGCCTATAGAGGAACAGAAGATGTTGTACTAAATGATTATCATGAGCGTAAAGGAGTAAGTAATGCTTTAAAAGCATTAGGAAATAGGGGAGATGTTAAGATTATTTCTATGTCTGTTGGGTATCCCTGGTCTATTGGTAATGTAAAAGATGCTGTAAGGTATGCTTATGGCAAGGGTAAAATGATTGTTGCTGCAGGTGGAACATCTACCACCTTTACAAATTGGTACGGAGTTATTTTTCCCGCAAGTATGTCTGAAACTGTTGCAGTTACGGGAATAAAAGATAATGGATATAATCGTTGTAACATCTGTCATGATGGTAGTAAAATTGATTTTACTATTGTGATGGAGAGAGCAGGAAACTCTAATAGAAATGTACCTGTATTAGGATTTAATACAGGAATACAAACTTATGTAGGAGGATCTTCTGTAGCAACGGCTACCACAGCAGGAATTGCTGCTTTGGTATGGGCACGTAATCCTAATATGACCAGAGCTCAAGTGCTTGATAAGTTAAAAAGAGCAGGAGAGTTTTACCCTAATCGTAATAGTAAATTTGGATATGGTAATATTGATGCCTTAAAAGCGGTTCAATAAAACAGATGAAATATAAAACATAAGGCTGTGGTATTTAGATGCCATAGCCTTGTGTTTTTGTAAAAGTTATAGTACTCTACTAATCGTTAACCCATCTCTAATGGGTAATAATACAGTTTCTATTCGTTTATCTTCGATCAAAAGCGTATTGTATTCCAAAAGAGCTTTGGTAGAAATATCCTCTTCTTCAACTTTTTCGATTACTTTACCATTCCATAATACATTGTCTGATAAAATTACACCGCCAGAATTCATTTTATTAATAACCAATTCAAAATAAGTAGGATAGTTAGGTTTGTCGGCATCTATAAACACCAGGTCAAATTTGATATCCAAATTTGGGATAATTTTGGTAGCATCACCAATATGTTGATGAATTTGTTTTCCATAATCAGAAAGGTCAAAATATTTTCTTTGAAAATCTTCTAACTCCTCATTAATGTCAATGGTGTGTAATTCTCCATCTTTTTGAATTCCTTCAGCCAGACATAAAGCAGAATACCCTGTATATGTTCCTATTTCTAATATGTTTTTTGGGTGAATAAGCTTGGATAACATACTAAGAACACGTCCTTGATATGGGCCACTAAGCATTCTGGGTTGTAATATTTTTTGATACGTTTCACGATTTAGTTGTTGTAATAATTGGGGTTCTTTTTGAGTATGATCTACTACGTAAGTATCCAGTTCTTCGGGAATAAAATGCATATGATTCGCTTTCTTGCAAATCTAGAAAATTAAGATGAGATCTCTTGTTAAATTGAAAAAGCTAGTATTTATTTGATTACTTAAATACTAGCCATACACGAAATTGATTTAGTATATATTGAAAACCAAATCTAAGGGATAATACTAATGCATAATATACATACAAGCTCCATCTACGCAAAACCCATTCTGATGCCCATTTCCTGATTGACATGCTGAATCACTGTTGCATTCGGAAGAACCATGTTCATCTCCACCAAGAATTGATGATTGTGCATTTTTGTTTAATTTTTTAATCCCTTCAAAAGCTTTTCATTATCAAACTATTGTATTTATACAATGAATGTCCTGGATAGCCTAAATGTTACATTAGAATTTATTTTTTACATGATTTTGAAATGATTTTATAAAATACAAAAGGCAAAACAATTTGTATGTTTTAACAAATTGTTTTGCCTTTTGTATATAGTATTACTAATTAGCTTAGAAGCAAACGCAACGACCACCACTTAACATACCTCCACTACAGTGAGGATCTGATCCACATTGTCCTGGTCCATCACCACAACATTCGATATCACCGCGACCTCCACAATCAGATGCTGGTTTTGGTTTACCTCCATGAATAGTTTTTTGAGTTTCTTTTGCTAATTGTTTTGCTCCTGCTAATTTTAAAAGTTCTTTTTTCATGTGAAAAGGTTTTAAGATTTTTTCCTTAAGCTATTATAGACATTCAAGGTTTATGTCTTTACTACATGAAAATAACGATGTTTTTCTAAAATTAGTATGTTGTGTAGGGTGTAACAATCAGATTTACAGTGTTTAATGTTTGTTTTTATGTTTTGTTATTACAAAACATAAATGATGTATTTTTTGAATAACTTTACTTTAAAATTTTATCTATTAAATCCTGTTTCGCTTTTTCATTATCTCCAAATAACCAGCGTAAAACATTATCTTCCCAGATGTCGTCATATTCTTCTGTAGTTATAATATTACGATCCAGTGCTAAATCCAGAATTTTCCCTGGATAGGATGATTGAGGTGCACTTTCCATTTCTCCCAATGGGTAAGGGTCATCTAGTCCCATAATTACTTGATTACTGCCTTGTCGGTCTACAGTTAGTTTTAATGAATCTGTGTCATGTACTAGGGTGTCAAAATAAATGTTAGGATGTCCCACAGCTTTTCGAGGATGTTGTTTCCCCTCAAACAAGTCTGGTCTTCCGTCAAATCCTTGAATACGTCTTCCTAAATTCATTTGTGCTAATTGTCCTCCATGCGCGAAGCAAGTTCTTATATTGGGATAGCGACTTTGCATTCCGTTAAGAGTATAAAAATGATAAGCGTCACCACATTGTGCAAGCATCCAGACCAAATGAAAACGCCAGGAAACATTTTCTAATTTAATCATTTTATCACCATCATAAGGGTGAACTTCTATAGCTAATTTATATTTGTCTGCTAGTTCAAAAATCGGATCATTTTCTTCATCAAAAATACATCGCCACTGCCCGATAGAATCCATAAAGTGAGTAGGTAAGCATAGTACATGCATTCCTAATTCTTCTACACAACGCTCCATTTCCCATAGTGCTCCGTTAATGAATCCGGGGTGTATAACAAAACCACAAGAGAACTTATCTGGGTGATCTTGTTGTACGTGGGCATTAAAATCATTTTGAAATCGTAATGCATGTTTCATTTCTTCTAGACGTAAACCGTTACCATATAATTGAGAAAGGTTTAATACTACTGCATGATCAATTTTGTTATGCTCCATCCACTCTAATTTTTCATCTAAGAAAAAACTAGAATGAGTAACCGGGCGTTTCCACCCTTTTTGTAACATGTACTTACGCTCATCATCTACCCAAAAAATCTCTTTGTCTTTCATAAACTGAGGAATCTCTTCTGGGTATGGCAGTAAATGTGAATGACCGTTTATGCGAAGTTTTCTTTTCATTATAGATGTTATCCCTGTTGTTTGTACAGGAATCTTTTTAATTAGGTTATTATTTTTTCTTTTTTGGGGCATCCATTACACTTCCACAATTCGAACAAGTGCATTTTGTCTTATCACTATAATATGTATCAAAAATTATAGGCATATCAGTTTCTATATTATCCAATGCAAATTTTTCTCTATATAGTTGGGTATTACAGTTTTCGCAATACCACTCCAGAGCATCCAGCATTTTTTCTTCTCGAGGATATTCAATTACCAGACCTACGGTGTTTGCTCCTCGTTGTGGAGAATGAGGGACTTTGGGTGGTAATAGATAAATGTCACCTTCTTTGATATGAACATCTTTGGGTTCACCATTATCTATTATTTTTAAAACCATATCTCCTTCTACCTGATAGAAAAACTCTGGTGTTTCATTATAATGATAGTCCTTTCTGTTATTAGGTCCCCCAACAACCATTACAATAAAATCTCCGTCTTTCCATACACATTTATTACCAACAGGAGGTTTTAGTAAATGGCGATGTTCGTCTATCCAGGCTTTAAAATTTAATGGTGAAACTAGATTGCTCATATGCTTGTTTTAATTTAGATGTGTTGTTTATTCTATAGCATAAATACTATCATTATAATCTACACTATTGATTAGTATTTTGTATTAAATTTAATTATTTTGATTGTTATTTTGTAATAACAAATAGTTAACTATAAAGACTTTGTTCTTCCTCCATCAACAGGAAGATTTATTCCGTTGATATAGGATGCAGCTTCGGATGCCAAAAATGCTACAGCATAAGCTATTTCCTGCGGTTTGGCAAATCGTTTTGCCGGCACCTCATTTTTCATAGTATCAGAAGCTTCTTCTATTGATTTCCCTAGTTTTGTTGCTTTATTATTAATGATTTCATTTAGTCGTTCTGTTGCCGTGGCACCGGGCAACACATTATTTACGGTAATTCCAAATGCACCAAGTTCATTAGCTAATGTTTTTGACCAGTTTGCTACTGCGCCACGAATGGTATTAGAAACACCTAGTCCATTTAATGGTTGTTTTACAGAAGTTGAAATAATGTTGATTATTCTTCCGTACCCTTCTTTCTTCATTCCCGGTACTACAGTTTGCGCCAAGATATGATTGCATTTCAAGTGTTGTGTAAAGGCACGTTCGAATTCTTCTAGAGAGGCATTAAATACTGGCCCCCCGGCAGGCCCTCCTGTGTTATTTACTAAAATATGAAAAGCTCGCCCTGTAGCAGAAATTTTTTGCTGTAGGCTTTCTGGATTCTGAAAATCTGCAACGATATAAGTATGTGATTGCCCTTGATCTGTTGTTAATTCTGTTAGAACGTGTTGAAGTTTTTCTTCATTCCTGGCAACTAAGGTAACATTAGCTCCTAATTCGGCCAATTGTTTAGCAGATGCTTTTCCTATACCTTGAGTACTCCCACAAACTAATGCATTTTTATGAGTTAGACCTAGATTCATTATGGATATTTTTAAAATTTATATTATTCTTTAATATTGTATACAAACATTTTTAGGTTCAGTAAAAAATCTCAGCGCTTCAAATCCACCTTCTCTACCTACACCAGAATCTTTTGTACCTCCAAATGGGGTACGTAAATCACGCATCATCCAGGTGTTTACCCAAACAATACCAGCTTGTATGTGCTTTGCTAAATACATACTTCTATTTAAATTATTTGTCCAAATTGTGCACGATAATCCGTAGCGAACATTATTTGCCATGGCTAGAGCTTCATCATCATTATCAAATGGCATAATCGTAACAACGGGTCCAAAAATTTCTTCTTGTGCCAATCTGCAATCTGTAGTATTAATTTCGATAATGGTTGGTTGTAAATAATACCCTTTTTCATATCCATTTACCGTTACATAATTACCACCGCAGAGAATAGTACCACCTTCTTCTTCTGCTATATCGATATATGATTTCACTTTTTCCAAATGTGATTTTGAAACTAGTGCGCCTAAGTTAGTTTCGGGATCAAGAGGAGCACCAACTTTTAATGCTTTGGTTTTTGCAATAAAATCAGTTTTGAATTTATCATAAATCGTTCTTTCTATAAATATTCGGGAGCCGCAAAGGCATATTTGTCCTTGATTTGCAAATGATGATCTTAGCGTTGTATTAAGCATTTTATCATAGTCACAATCTGCAAAAATGAGATTAGGGTTTTTACCTCCCAACTCCAGAGATAATTTTTTAAACATAGGAGCAGCAGTTTTGGCAATATGTGCTCCTGTTGCCGTTCCTCCTGTAAAAGAAATAGCTTTAATGTTTGGGTGTTCTATAATGGCTTGCCCGGTAGTATTTCCTAATCCATGAACAATGTTTAAAACACCTTTTGGTAAACCTGCTTTAGTGCAGATATCGCCAAGTAAATAAGCTGTCATTGGTGTAATTTCACTAGGTTTGGCTACTACAGTATTACCAGCTGCTAATGCCGGAGCAATTTTCCATGTAAATAAATAGAGTGGTAGATTCCACGGAGAAATACAACTCACTACACCGATAGATTGTCTTAGGGTAAAGTTAATAGCATTTAAACCTGTGCTTTCATGCGCTTCGCTTGCAAACTGTGTAATTGCATTAGCAAAAAATTGAAAGTTAGAAGATGCTCTTGGGATATCTACACTGGTAGATAGGCTTAAAGGTTTGCCATTATCAATAGCTTCTGCTTGGGCAAGTTGATCCAGATTTTCTATTATCAATGATGCTATCTTAGCTAAGATTTCGCTACGTTGTTGTAATGGGGTTTCTGACCAGGTAGGAAATGCTTGAGCTGCAGCGTCATAAGCGATCTGTACATCTGCTACCGAAGAATTAGGAATTAAACTATATATAGCACCAGTAGATGGGTTGTAATTATCAATCCACTGATCTTGAACAGGAGCTTTGAACTCCCCGTTAATATAGTTTTTAATTTTTTTCATGCGTTCTCAATTTTTTTAATTAACTGAAAATGTATTTTAGTTGCTCGGCAGTTTGTTTTAAATCTCCCGTATAAGTTTGAATTTCATTTTCATTAAATCTAGCCGAGGGACCAGAAGTACTTATTGCGGCAATAAACTTTCCTTTTATACTAAAAACAGGAACAGCAACACATACTAGTCCTATTTCATTTTCTTCCAGATCCAAAGCAAAACCATTGTTTTTAATATTCTCAACTTCGGTGATTAATTTTTGTTTATCGGTTATTGTGTTTTTAGTGACTGACTCTAAATCAAGATTTTTAATAATTTTTTTGTAATCGTGTTCTACAAATGCAAGCATAATCTTTCCTAATCCAGTACAATGAAGAGGTTTTTCTGTGCCAATTTGTGAGTTGATTTGTAAATCATGCCTTCCTACAACTTTGTCTAAGAAATATACTTTCTGATTTTTGTAAATAGCTAAATGAGCGGTCTCACCAGCACGTTTTACCAATTCTTCCATAAAAGGTCTTGCCTTGGATATGAAATTTTGATTAATGCTTACTTTTTGCCCTAATTCGAATAATTTAAGCCCCAATCTATACTTGCCGTTTTCTGTGTTTTGTTGAATTACATTAAGGGCTTCCATAGTTGCTAACATCCTGTATACCGCACTTTTATTGGTGTGCATTAGTTTTGCAATTTCGGTAACACCTAATTCTATTGTATCTGTCGAAAAGCAGTCTAGAATATTGAATGCTTTTTCAACCGAAGTGTTTAGAATTTTTTTTTCTATGGCATTACTCATGATTATCTTGATTTTTTAGAGATTACAAACTATTTAGTTTTGTTTTTTATAGGCAACTACCTTTATTTCTATCAATAAATGAGGGTGAGGTAATTGATGCACGGCTATAGTAGTCCTTGTTGGGCCGTCATAATCAAAATATTGAGCATAAACCTCATTATACCCTCCAAAATCGTTCATATTGACTAAAAAAGAAGTGACATCAACAATATCTTTTAGGGTTGCATCTTCTTCTTTTAAAATATCATTAATGTTTTCTAAAACAGCTTTTGTTTGTGCTTTGATATCTAAATTTGTCGTACCAAATTCATCTACTTCTACTCCTTCGAATGAATTATCTGGCCTTCTGGAACTTGTGCCAGAAACAAATATAAAATCTCCAACACGTTTTACATGTGGAAACTTACCTCTTGGAGTGGCTTTACCTTGTATTAGTTTTCCTTTGTTCATGGTTAATAGTATTGAAATATTAATGTTGCGTATAGTGCATCTATAATTTTCGTTTTTTGTTTAGAAAAACTTACGTTTTCCGGTTCTTGTTTTAAGTATCATACTTATTTTAATCCTGCAATTTTATCTTCTTCAAGTATTTCACTAGTTTCTTGTTGTACTTGATCAAATATGCTTTTTAAATCTTTTGAAGTGTTAATTTCATGATCTGCAATTAGATTTAGTAAAGCTTTGTCTTGTGCTCTCCCTATTTTCATGGCTTTGGCATACCCAATATTTTCATCAAAAGTGACCATAGAATATTTTGAGAAATAGATGTCGGGAAATGTTTTTTCTAAATCCATTTCTAATTTTCTTTTTTCTTTAAACAAGGGATTAGCTACATGATCTCGCATCTCGAAGTAATTATCGATTGCTAAATCTGCAATAGCATCTGTATCTTCTTTTCGTGCTTTTTGATATGCTTTAAAAGTAGCACTCCAATCTCCCTGATGTTGTTCTAAAATTTCATCAAAAACCACAACATCTTCAAAAGAAGCGTTCATTCCCTGACCATAAAATGGTACAATTGCATGGGCAGCATCCCCAATTAATAGTGTTTTCCCTTTGTAGCACCACGGAGAGCATTTTACAGTGCCTAATGCTCCTGTTGGGTTGTTAAAAAACTCGTGGTCAATATCTGGAATTAAATCAAGAGCATCAGGGAATTGTGTTTTAAAGAATTCGGTAACTTTTTCAATATTGGTTAGATTATTGAAATTGTATTCACCTTCATCATAAGATAAAAATAGGGTTACCGTAAAACTGCCATCTAAATTTGGTAAAGCTATAAGCATATATTCACCACGGGGCCAGATATGCAAATGATCCTTACTTATTTGATGGTTTCCTATCTTGCCTGCGGGAATTTCTAATTCTTTATAACCATGTGTTAGATAATTCTGAGAGTAACTGAACAGGAATTTTTTTTCGAGATAATAACTCTTTCTAAGAGCAGAACCTGCACCGTCTGCTCCAAAGATAATATCTGCATGTACTTCAGACTTTTCTTTGGTCGTATAACATTTAAATTTTGCAACTGTATTTTCGATGTCGACACCAGTGCATTTTTTGTTAAAATGTATAGTTACATTCTCGTATTTTTCTGCTTCAGTTAGCAGTAACCCGTTTAAACCTCCTCTAGAAATAGAATTGATGTATTTTCCTTTTCTTCCAGAATAGTTAGAGGCAAATGTATTTCCTTCAATATCGTGAATTAATCTACCATACATCGGGATGCAAAACGGAGTTACTTTATCTTCAATACCAACCATTTTCATGGCTTTTAAACCTCGATCAGATAATGCGAGATTGATAGAACGCCCTGCAGAGATATCGGTAGTTCTTAAATCAGGCCTGCTTTCATATACAGTTACCCTGTATCCTCTTTGTGCCATTCTTAATGCTAAGAGAGAGCCGCATAGACCTGCACCAATGATGAGTATATTTTCTTCTTTTTGCGTCATACCAATGTTTTTAATATTTCGGTCATTCGATATACATCTTCAAAACTATTGTATAGCGGTGTGGGAGCACAACGAATAACATCGGGTTCTCGCCAATCTGTAATAATATGATGATCAGTAAGTTGTTGATGTAAACTTTTATCTGCATTTTTAACCTGAATAGATAATTGGCATCCTCTTTCCTCTGGATTAGTGGGAGTAATGATTCTGATTCTATGGGTATCTATCTCGTTAATTAAGAATTCGAAATAAGCTGTTAGTGCTTTGGACTTTTCTCTTAAAGCATCCATTCCTACCTCATTAAAAATATCTAGAGAAGCTTTAATCGCTGCCATAGATAGAATAGGAGGGTTGCTTAATTGATATCCTTCTGCGCCAGGCATAACATCAAATTCCTGACGCATGTTAAAACGAGTGTTTTTATTGTGACTCCACCAACCGGAAAAACGTTTTAGATCTTTATTATATGCATGTTTTTCATGAACAAATAAACCTCCAAGGCTTCCAGGACCAGAATTTAAATATTTATAGGTGCACCATGCAGCAAAATCAACTCCAGAATCATGTAATTCTGGTTGGATATTGCCAACACCATGTGCCAGATCAATACCAACCATACAGTTTTTGGCATGTCCTAGATTGGCAATTTTCTTGAGATCCAAATATTGACCGGTATAATAATTAACGCCTCCAATTAATAATAAAGCAATTTCGTCGCCTTGTTGATCAAGAATAGTTTCTAAGTCCTCTAGTCTCAATAATTCTTCACCAAGGCGTGGTTTCCATTCTACTAATCCTTCTTTGGGATCAAAACCATGAAATCGTAATTGAGACTCTACTGCATATCGATCGGAAGGAAATGCATCACTCTCTATTACAATTTTATATTTAGTTTTATTAGGTTGATAAAAAGATACCATTAACAAATGTAAATTGGTAGTTAACGTATTCATGATAACTACTTCTAGAGGTTTTGCACCGACCACTTTTGCCATAGTATCTGTTAAAAACTCATGATATGGCATCCAGGGGTTTTTGGCCTCAAAATGGCCTTCTACACCATAATTAGCCCAATCCTCAAGTTCTTGCTCAATGTACTTTTTTGTAGTTTTTGGTTGTAACCCCAAAGAGTTACCGCACATGTATATCCAATCGTTTCCGTTATCGTCTTTTGGAATATGAAACTGATCTCTGTATTGTGCTATTTTATCTTTTTGATCAAGCTCTTTTGCGTATACTAAACTAGCTTTTGATGCTATGGTCATTTTGAGTGTTTTAATAATTGAAACAGTGTTTCACTAATTTACAAAAATAAAATGATACTAAAAGCAATAAATTTAATTTTGATATGTATAAGATCAAATTAGAAGAAATACTATGTATTCTTCAATTAGAATTAAACTCTGTAAAAGAAATATTAAAATAAGGTATGCGAAGTATTACAAAAGACTTCGAAGAGGCGTGATGATTACTTACGGTTTTTAGTCGGCAATTACTTCAATTTCTGTGAAATAAAGTTTTCGATTTCCTTCATGCAGCTTATGAGTTTTAGCAATTTTAATACCATTAAAATTCTGATAATTTTCCCAGGTCGTGATCATAGAAGGTTCTGGTTGGTTATTTTTTCGAAATACCCATTCTTTGATGCTAAAATCTCCTTCAAAATAAAAATCATAAGCATCCCCAGGGGTATATCCTCCTTTGTTATACACTATGGTTAATTTTTGCATTTCGATATTACTTATAGGAGCGATGGCTTTTACTTCATGTTTTGAAGTAAAACTTGCTGCATCCCAAACAAGATTGAAAGGAGCTAATAACCAGTATTTATCATTAATAAATCTTTGATCTGCTTTAGCAGAAGTGCTGTCTAATTGAGTTCTGTTATAGGTTATGGTGTCCTGCTCAGAGGTTAAGGTCACTATATCATTTTTGGGTTTCCAACTCCAGGATCTATGATAATGACTACTGTCTCGATCAACATTAAAGGTGAATTTAATTTCTTTTACCTTATCCCAATGCTGTAAACCATTGGCATTAGCAATTGCTTCTGCCGTTGTTGGTATTTTCTTTTTATTCTTATTTACCACAGGCTCTGGGTCTCTAACTTCTATATCCTCTTCGTATGTATTTTCTTTTTTAGTGTTGTTGTTACATGCGACACATAATAAAATAGATG
The sequence above is a segment of the Aquimarina spinulae genome. Coding sequences within it:
- a CDS encoding S8 family peptidase, encoding MKKITLLTLGLILVFSCSKENPNEIVEPNSGISESQKLLSVSQVNRYIEGELKQNGDVNWMKAPSTVLWSAVVHGGEVLSVGFGEKGESFSIQRSSRLNDARENVYNIIQSKEGASKSNSVISADEILNVTDVKVTSLETIKALQKAHQIRYLDPIGYGFYLQEDNSNQQKSAGCSKSGQSINSGDYRVISPNARLPWNFDIHKVPQAWNYSTGAGITVGLIDTGISASQNLLGSGFNDGASNGRFVQRFGTFIDSPWWWSNNLDGPNDKCGHGTSMASAIASPRNDDFMPVGVAYNCNLVAYRGTEDVVLNDYHERKGVSNALKALGNRGDVKIISMSVGYPWSIGNVKDAVRYAYGKGKMIVAAGGTSTTFTNWYGVIFPASMSETVAVTGIKDNGYNRCNICHDGSKIDFTIVMERAGNSNRNVPVLGFNTGIQTYVGGSSVATATTAGIAALVWARNPNMTRAQVLDKLKRAGEFYPNRNSKFGYGNIDALKAVQ
- a CDS encoding O-methyltransferase; amino-acid sequence: MHFIPEELDTYVVDHTQKEPQLLQQLNRETYQKILQPRMLSGPYQGRVLSMLSKLIHPKNILEIGTYTGYSALCLAEGIQKDGELHTIDINEELEDFQRKYFDLSDYGKQIHQHIGDATKIIPNLDIKFDLVFIDADKPNYPTYFELVINKMNSGGVILSDNVLWNGKVIEKVEEEDISTKALLEYNTLLIEDKRIETVLLPIRDGLTISRVL
- a CDS encoding amidohydrolase family protein, which gives rise to MKRKLRINGHSHLLPYPEEIPQFMKDKEIFWVDDERKYMLQKGWKRPVTHSSFFLDEKLEWMEHNKIDHAVVLNLSQLYGNGLRLEEMKHALRFQNDFNAHVQQDHPDKFSCGFVIHPGFINGALWEMERCVEELGMHVLCLPTHFMDSIGQWRCIFDEENDPIFELADKYKLAIEVHPYDGDKMIKLENVSWRFHLVWMLAQCGDAYHFYTLNGMQSRYPNIRTCFAHGGQLAQMNLGRRIQGFDGRPDLFEGKQHPRKAVGHPNIYFDTLVHDTDSLKLTVDRQGSNQVIMGLDDPYPLGEMESAPQSSYPGKILDLALDRNIITTEEYDDIWEDNVLRWLFGDNEKAKQDLIDKILK
- a CDS encoding 3-hydroxyanthranilate 3,4-dioxygenase; protein product: MSNLVSPLNFKAWIDEHRHLLKPPVGNKCVWKDGDFIVMVVGGPNNRKDYHYNETPEFFYQVEGDMVLKIIDNGEPKDVHIKEGDIYLLPPKVPHSPQRGANTVGLVIEYPREEKMLDALEWYCENCNTQLYREKFALDNIETDMPIIFDTYYSDKTKCTCSNCGSVMDAPKKKK
- a CDS encoding SDR family oxidoreductase — encoded protein: MNLGLTHKNALVCGSTQGIGKASAKQLAELGANVTLVARNEEKLQHVLTELTTDQGQSHTYIVADFQNPESLQQKISATGRAFHILVNNTGGPAGGPVFNASLEEFERAFTQHLKCNHILAQTVVPGMKKEGYGRIINIISTSVKQPLNGLGVSNTIRGAVANWSKTLANELGAFGITVNNVLPGATATERLNEIINNKATKLGKSIEEASDTMKNEVPAKRFAKPQEIAYAVAFLASEAASYINGINLPVDGGRTKSL
- a CDS encoding aldehyde dehydrogenase, with translation MKKIKNYINGEFKAPVQDQWIDNYNPSTGAIYSLIPNSSVADVQIAYDAAAQAFPTWSETPLQQRSEILAKIASLIIENLDQLAQAEAIDNGKPLSLSTSVDIPRASSNFQFFANAITQFASEAHESTGLNAINFTLRQSIGVVSCISPWNLPLYLFTWKIAPALAAGNTVVAKPSEITPMTAYLLGDICTKAGLPKGVLNIVHGLGNTTGQAIIEHPNIKAISFTGGTATGAHIAKTAAPMFKKLSLELGGKNPNLIFADCDYDKMLNTTLRSSFANQGQICLCGSRIFIERTIYDKFKTDFIAKTKALKVGAPLDPETNLGALVSKSHLEKVKSYIDIAEEEGGTILCGGNYVTVNGYEKGYYLQPTIIEINTTDCRLAQEEIFGPVVTIMPFDNDDEALAMANNVRYGLSCTIWTNNLNRSMYLAKHIQAGIVWVNTWMMRDLRTPFGGTKDSGVGREGGFEALRFFTEPKNVCIQY
- a CDS encoding IclR family transcriptional regulator, whose product is MSNAIEKKILNTSVEKAFNILDCFSTDTIELGVTEIAKLMHTNKSAVYRMLATMEALNVIQQNTENGKYRLGLKLFELGQKVSINQNFISKARPFMEELVKRAGETAHLAIYKNQKVYFLDKVVGRHDLQINSQIGTEKPLHCTGLGKIMLAFVEHDYKKIIKNLDLESVTKNTITDKQKLITEVENIKNNGFALDLEENEIGLVCVAVPVFSIKGKFIAAISTSGPSARFNENEIQTYTGDLKQTAEQLKYIFS
- a CDS encoding RidA family protein yields the protein MNKGKLIQGKATPRGKFPHVKRVGDFIFVSGTSSRRPDNSFEGVEVDEFGTTNLDIKAQTKAVLENINDILKEEDATLKDIVDVTSFLVNMNDFGGYNEVYAQYFDYDGPTRTTIAVHQLPHPHLLIEIKVVAYKKQN
- a CDS encoding FAD-dependent oxidoreductase, translating into MTQKEENILIIGAGLCGSLLALRMAQRGYRVTVYESRPDLRTTDISAGRSINLALSDRGLKAMKMVGIEDKVTPFCIPMYGRLIHDIEGNTFASNYSGRKGKYINSISRGGLNGLLLTEAEKYENVTIHFNKKCTGVDIENTVAKFKCYTTKEKSEVHADIIFGADGAGSALRKSYYLEKKFLFSYSQNYLTHGYKELEIPAGKIGNHQISKDHLHIWPRGEYMLIALPNLDGSFTVTLFLSYDEGEYNFNNLTNIEKVTEFFKTQFPDALDLIPDIDHEFFNNPTGALGTVKCSPWCYKGKTLLIGDAAHAIVPFYGQGMNASFEDVVVFDEILEQHQGDWSATFKAYQKARKEDTDAIADLAIDNYFEMRDHVANPLFKEKRKLEMDLEKTFPDIYFSKYSMVTFDENIGYAKAMKIGRAQDKALLNLIADHEINTSKDLKSIFDQVQQETSEILEEDKIAGLK
- the kynU gene encoding kynureninase; the encoded protein is MTIASKASLVYAKELDQKDKIAQYRDQFHIPKDDNGNDWIYMCGNSLGLQPKTTKKYIEQELEDWANYGVEGHFEAKNPWMPYHEFLTDTMAKVVGAKPLEVVIMNTLTTNLHLLMVSFYQPNKTKYKIVIESDAFPSDRYAVESQLRFHGFDPKEGLVEWKPRLGEELLRLEDLETILDQQGDEIALLLIGGVNYYTGQYLDLKKIANLGHAKNCMVGIDLAHGVGNIQPELHDSGVDFAAWCTYKYLNSGPGSLGGLFVHEKHAYNKDLKRFSGWWSHNKNTRFNMRQEFDVMPGAEGYQLSNPPILSMAAIKASLDIFNEVGMDALREKSKALTAYFEFLINEIDTHRIRIITPTNPEERGCQLSIQVKNADKSLHQQLTDHHIITDWREPDVIRCAPTPLYNSFEDVYRMTEILKTLV